One window from the genome of Nicotiana tomentosiformis chromosome 5, ASM39032v3, whole genome shotgun sequence encodes:
- the LOC138892261 gene encoding uncharacterized protein → MSVSEYALRFSNLSRHTPTLVSTVMERVHRLVEGLNYGIRFSMARELETETPYQQVVEIAWRLKGMWGREGEDREAKRPRGNGGFSGGHAAVTAHHGRGYVSHPYHSALPASSGTLTISRSQVAHFTQPLSSAPPTRGALSVPVVRDFLDVFLADLPGMPPNRDIDLGINLLSGTRPISIPPYHMAPVELNKLKEQLQELLDKGFIRPSVSPWRAPVLFMKKKDGSKCMCIDYR, encoded by the exons atgtcagtgtcagagtatgctctCAGATTCAGTAATTTGTCCAGACATACAcctactttggtttctacagttatgGAGCGAGTCCACCGATTagtcgaggggctcaactatggtattagattcagcatggctcgagagttggagacggaaaccccatatcagcaggtggtagagatcgcatgGAGGTTAAAGGGTATGTGGGGTCGTGAgggagaggatagggaggccaaaaggcctcgaggtaatggaggatttagtggtggccacgCTGCAGTTacagcccatcatggtagaggctatgtaaGCCATCCAtatcattcagcacttccagcttctagtggtactcTGACTATCTCTaggtctcaggttgcacactttactcagccactttctagtgcacctcctactcGGGGTGCCTTAAGCG tcccagtagtgagggacttcctaGATGTGTTTCTAGCAGATCTTCCTGGCATGCCGCCCAATAGGGACATCGATTTAGGTATTAACTTATTGTCGGGAACtcggcccatttctatcccaccttatcatatggccccagtagagttgaacaagttaaaagagcagttacaagagttacttgataagggtttcattcgacctagtgtatcaccttggcgCGCTCCCGttctgtttatgaagaagaaggatggttctaagTGCATGTGTATTGACTATAGATAG